From a single Paenibacillus sp. FSL R5-0345 genomic region:
- the purB gene encoding adenylosuccinate lyase, whose product MIERYSRPEMRAIWTEENKFKAWLEVEICACEAWAELGVIPHEDAAKLRKDAKFDIARIDEIEQETRHDVIAFTRAVSESLGAERKWVHYGLTSTDVVDTALGYLLRQANEILEKDIINFIEILKDKAIAYKDTPMMGRTHGVHAEPTTFGLKMALWYEEMKRNLERFRHAANGVQFGKISGAVGTYANIDPFVEEFVCRKLGTSPAPISTQTLQRDRHAEYMAALALVATSLDKFATEIRALQKSEIREVEEAFAKGQKGSSAMPHKRNPIGCENISGLSRVIRGHMVTAYENVPLWHERDISHSSVERIILPDATMLLNYMLNRFGNIVKNLTVFPENMKRNMNRTFGVPFSGRILTKLIDKGLSREQAYDTVQPRAMQAWEEQKQFRDIVEATPEITNVLTPEEIEDAFNPSWHLKHVDTIFRKLELI is encoded by the coding sequence ATGATCGAACGTTACAGCAGACCTGAGATGCGAGCTATTTGGACGGAGGAAAATAAATTCAAAGCGTGGCTGGAAGTTGAGATCTGCGCTTGTGAAGCATGGGCTGAGCTGGGAGTTATCCCGCACGAAGACGCAGCTAAACTGCGTAAAGACGCTAAATTCGACATCGCACGCATTGATGAAATAGAACAAGAGACACGTCATGACGTTATCGCATTTACACGTGCGGTTTCCGAAAGCCTTGGCGCAGAACGCAAATGGGTTCACTACGGTCTTACTTCTACTGACGTGGTAGATACTGCACTGGGTTACTTGCTTCGTCAAGCGAATGAGATTCTAGAGAAGGATATCATCAACTTTATTGAGATCCTTAAAGATAAGGCTATTGCCTACAAAGATACACCGATGATGGGCCGTACACATGGCGTTCATGCCGAGCCAACCACCTTCGGTCTGAAAATGGCGCTTTGGTACGAAGAAATGAAACGTAACCTGGAGCGTTTCCGCCATGCTGCGAACGGTGTGCAGTTCGGTAAAATCTCCGGTGCCGTTGGTACGTACGCGAACATCGATCCTTTCGTAGAAGAATTCGTTTGCCGCAAGCTCGGCACAAGCCCAGCTCCAATCTCTACACAAACGTTACAGCGTGACCGTCATGCTGAATACATGGCTGCTCTTGCTTTGGTAGCGACATCGTTAGACAAATTCGCTACTGAAATCCGCGCCCTGCAAAAGAGTGAGATTCGTGAAGTGGAAGAAGCTTTTGCTAAAGGTCAAAAAGGTTCATCCGCTATGCCACATAAACGTAATCCGATCGGCTGCGAGAACATTTCCGGTCTGTCCCGCGTCATTCGCGGACATATGGTTACAGCTTACGAGAATGTGCCACTTTGGCATGAACGCGATATTTCGCACTCCTCCGTGGAACGTATCATCCTTCCGGATGCAACAATGCTGCTCAACTACATGCTGAACCGTTTCGGTAACATTGTGAAGAACCTGACTGTATTCCCAGAGAACATGAAGCGTAACATGAACCGTACCTTCGGCGTTCCTTTCTCCGGTCGGATCTTGACTAAACTGATCGACAAAGGCCTTAGCCGTGAGCAAGCGTACGATACCGTTCAACCGCGTGCTATGCAAGCATGGGAAGAGCAAAAACAATTCCGCGATATCGTGGAAGCTACACCTGAAATCACTAACGTTCTTACCCCAGAAGAGATTGAAGATGCATTTAACCCTTCTTGGCACCTTAAGCATGTGGACACCATCTTCCGCAAGCTAGAGCTTATCTAA
- a CDS encoding phosphoribosylaminoimidazolesuccinocarboxamide synthase, which translates to MTSSAVSTAVELINAPLLYKGKVRELYDLGENVLIVVTDRISAFDYVLDPAVPEKGNVLNRLSAFWFGKTKELMENHVVHIDVDLLGDIVKDKEALRNRVMVVRKAERIDIECVVRGCITGGGWRQYQETGKVNGIELPKDLRKNALLAQPIFTPAAKNDVGHDEDIPFEKMQELIGADLALELQEKSLQLFSFAREYCAERGIILADCKFEFGLLDGKVILIDEIFTPDASRFWAKDKYALDIEIDSMDKEPVRTYLSASSWDKNSKPDPLPQEVVEETTRRYLDIYHRLTGKSL; encoded by the coding sequence ATGACATCGTCGGCCGTATCCACAGCCGTGGAACTCATCAATGCGCCGCTGCTCTATAAAGGGAAGGTTCGTGAGCTGTACGATTTAGGGGAGAATGTACTGATCGTCGTCACGGATCGGATATCTGCTTTTGACTATGTGCTGGACCCAGCGGTACCTGAAAAGGGCAATGTGCTTAACCGTCTGAGTGCGTTCTGGTTCGGAAAGACCAAAGAGCTAATGGAGAATCATGTCGTTCATATCGATGTGGATTTGCTCGGAGACATCGTTAAGGACAAAGAGGCACTCAGAAACCGTGTTATGGTGGTACGCAAAGCGGAACGCATCGATATCGAATGTGTGGTGCGTGGGTGCATTACCGGTGGGGGCTGGAGACAGTATCAAGAAACAGGCAAAGTCAATGGTATTGAGCTTCCTAAAGATTTGCGCAAAAATGCGCTGCTGGCACAGCCGATTTTTACCCCTGCGGCTAAAAATGATGTAGGTCATGATGAGGATATTCCTTTTGAAAAGATGCAGGAGTTAATCGGTGCTGATCTGGCACTCGAGCTGCAGGAGAAGAGCTTGCAGTTGTTCTCTTTTGCCAGAGAGTACTGTGCTGAGCGGGGAATTATTCTTGCAGATTGCAAATTCGAATTCGGCTTGCTGGACGGCAAGGTGATTCTGATTGATGAGATTTTTACGCCGGATGCTTCACGCTTCTGGGCCAAGGACAAATATGCTCTTGATATCGAAATTGATAGTATGGATAAAGAGCCTGTTCGTACGTATCTATCTGCATCCTCCTGGGATAAAAATAGTAAACCTGATCCACTTCCACAAGAAGTAGTTGAAGAAACTACACGCCGTTATCTGGACATTTATCATCGTCTTACTGGCAAGTCTTTATAG
- the purS gene encoding phosphoribosylformylglycinamidine synthase subunit PurS translates to MLKATVYVTIKKSVLDPQGVAVQGALHSVGFQEVESLRIGKYMELTLDTDNRAEAEVRLKEMCEKLLANTVIEDYRYELED, encoded by the coding sequence ATGTTAAAAGCGACGGTATATGTCACCATCAAGAAGAGCGTTCTCGATCCACAAGGGGTAGCAGTGCAAGGAGCACTTCATTCGGTAGGTTTTCAAGAGGTTGAAAGTTTGCGTATTGGGAAATATATGGAGCTGACTTTGGACACGGATAACCGTGCTGAAGCAGAAGTGCGTCTCAAGGAAATGTGCGAAAAGCTACTTGCCAACACGGTGATCGAGGATTACCGCTACGAATTGGAGGACTAA
- the purQ gene encoding phosphoribosylformylglycinamidine synthase subunit PurQ, whose amino-acid sequence MKFAVLVFPGSNCDIDCYKAVEDSLGEPVDYVWHTATDLSAYDCILVPGGFSYGDYLRCGAISRFAPVMAEVAKAAEQGKFVLGICNGFQILTEAGLLPGALRRNMSMKFRCHDTVLKVVNNETPFTIDYAKDEEIIIPIAHGEGNYYCDEETLAELKANNQIVFTYSDNPNGSVADIAGVSNVQGNVVGMMPHPERAANSLLGSEDGKRMFTSILKTWRDRHDAASIR is encoded by the coding sequence ATGAAATTTGCTGTACTTGTCTTCCCAGGCTCCAACTGTGATATTGATTGCTACAAGGCGGTAGAGGACAGTCTCGGCGAACCCGTCGACTATGTGTGGCATACAGCGACAGATTTGTCGGCGTATGATTGCATTTTGGTTCCAGGCGGATTCTCATATGGTGATTACCTGCGCTGCGGCGCGATTTCAAGATTTGCTCCTGTTATGGCTGAAGTTGCTAAAGCAGCAGAGCAAGGGAAATTCGTGCTAGGCATTTGCAATGGGTTCCAAATTCTTACTGAAGCTGGTTTGTTGCCGGGCGCGCTGCGTCGTAACATGTCCATGAAGTTCCGTTGTCATGATACAGTACTTAAGGTTGTTAATAACGAAACCCCATTTACTATTGACTATGCTAAGGATGAAGAAATCATCATCCCAATCGCTCACGGCGAAGGAAACTACTACTGTGATGAAGAGACTTTAGCAGAGCTGAAAGCTAACAATCAGATCGTGTTCACATATAGCGATAATCCAAACGGATCTGTAGCTGATATTGCGGGTGTTAGTAACGTACAGGGCAATGTAGTCGGCATGATGCCTCACCCTGAGCGTGCAGCTAACAGCTTGCTCGGATCAGAAGATGGCAAACGGATGTTCACATCTATACTGAAGACTTGGAGGGATCGTCATGACGCAGCAAGTATCCGTTAA
- the purL gene encoding phosphoribosylformylglycinamidine synthase subunit PurL has protein sequence MTQQVSVKEPTAEQIAEQKIYSQFGVSDSEYELIKSFMGRLPNYTEIGVFSVMWSEHCAYKNSKPLLKRFPVTGPRVLMGPGEGAGIVDIGDNQAVVFKIESHNHPSAVEPFQGAATGVGGIIRDIFSMGSRPIALLNSLRFGKLESDRVKYLFEHVVSGIAGYGNCIGIPTVGGEIMFDDSYDGNPLVNAMCVGLIDHDKIQRGVAKGVGNPVFYVGPPTGRDGIHGATFASVELSEESEAKRTAVQVGDPFMEKLVMESCLELIDSGIVIGIQDMGAAGLTCSSAEMASKAGNGLELYLDQVPQREDGMTPYEMMLSESQERMLFVVEPKDEAQAQEIFDRWGVICCKVGKVTDDGRLKLYHHGEVVGDMPVTALVDECPVYNKPSEVPAYYVENESVDTLRYEEVTDLGGALRTVLGSPTVASKAWVYNQYDYMVRTSTAVRPGSDAAVVTIHGTRKGLAMTTDCNGRYVYLDPEVGGRIAVSEAARNIVCSGAEPLAITDNLNFGNPEKPDVFWQMERAVDGMAEACRVLDTPVIGGNVSLYNENTTGSIYPTPVVGMVGLVADTDHITTQGFKQEGDSILLLGVTKAELGGSEFQYAVHGVTEGRPPALDLATEKKLLSAVLQSIRGGLVRSAHDLSEGGLAVALAESCISGGIGANVELSANGLRSDVALFSESQSRIVLTAAPERAEELKAAIAASGVPVEIIGTVGGDRLRVNLDGASVLDEAVAELKFVWEDAIPCLMK, from the coding sequence ATGACGCAGCAAGTATCCGTTAAGGAACCGACCGCAGAACAGATCGCAGAGCAGAAAATTTACAGCCAATTCGGTGTGTCGGACAGCGAATATGAGCTCATCAAGTCTTTTATGGGACGCTTGCCGAATTATACCGAAATCGGCGTATTCAGCGTAATGTGGTCCGAACACTGTGCATACAAGAACTCTAAGCCATTGTTGAAACGTTTCCCGGTTACTGGACCACGTGTCCTGATGGGACCCGGCGAAGGCGCAGGGATTGTAGATATCGGAGACAACCAAGCGGTTGTATTCAAAATTGAAAGTCATAACCACCCTTCTGCGGTAGAACCTTTTCAAGGCGCGGCAACAGGCGTAGGTGGCATCATTCGTGATATTTTTTCCATGGGCTCAAGACCTATCGCATTGCTGAATTCCTTGCGTTTCGGCAAACTGGAAAGCGATCGCGTGAAATATTTGTTCGAGCATGTCGTGTCTGGTATTGCTGGTTATGGTAACTGTATCGGGATTCCAACCGTGGGCGGCGAAATCATGTTCGATGATAGCTATGACGGTAACCCGCTTGTTAATGCAATGTGTGTCGGTCTGATCGATCATGATAAAATCCAACGCGGTGTCGCTAAAGGTGTAGGGAACCCGGTCTTCTACGTAGGACCTCCAACAGGACGTGATGGGATTCATGGGGCTACTTTTGCATCCGTTGAACTAAGTGAAGAGTCAGAAGCTAAACGTACAGCTGTACAAGTAGGCGATCCATTTATGGAGAAGCTCGTTATGGAATCTTGTTTAGAGTTAATCGACAGCGGTATCGTTATTGGGATTCAAGATATGGGTGCGGCTGGACTTACCTGCTCTAGTGCCGAGATGGCAAGTAAAGCGGGCAACGGTCTGGAGCTGTATCTGGATCAGGTGCCACAACGTGAAGACGGCATGACTCCTTATGAAATGATGCTTTCGGAATCGCAAGAACGGATGTTGTTCGTAGTAGAACCGAAGGATGAAGCTCAGGCGCAAGAGATTTTTGATCGCTGGGGTGTAATCTGCTGTAAGGTCGGTAAAGTTACGGATGACGGTCGCTTGAAGCTGTATCATCACGGTGAAGTTGTTGGAGACATGCCAGTAACAGCGCTCGTGGATGAGTGCCCAGTCTATAACAAACCATCTGAGGTTCCTGCTTATTATGTAGAAAATGAATCGGTGGACACGCTTCGTTACGAGGAAGTTACGGACTTAGGCGGTGCACTGCGTACTGTTCTTGGATCACCAACCGTAGCAAGCAAAGCATGGGTATACAACCAATATGATTATATGGTGCGTACTAGCACGGCTGTTCGACCTGGATCTGATGCGGCTGTAGTTACCATTCATGGTACACGTAAAGGGTTAGCGATGACTACGGACTGTAACGGTCGCTACGTTTATCTTGATCCTGAAGTGGGCGGACGTATTGCAGTCAGCGAAGCGGCACGTAACATCGTTTGTTCCGGTGCTGAACCATTGGCTATTACGGATAACCTAAACTTCGGAAACCCTGAGAAACCTGATGTGTTCTGGCAAATGGAACGTGCGGTTGATGGTATGGCTGAAGCTTGTCGTGTGCTGGATACTCCGGTTATCGGTGGTAATGTCAGTCTTTATAACGAAAATACTACGGGATCCATCTATCCAACGCCGGTTGTCGGCATGGTTGGTTTAGTAGCGGATACAGATCATATTACGACTCAAGGATTCAAACAAGAAGGAGACTCTATCCTTCTGCTAGGTGTAACAAAAGCTGAGCTTGGTGGTAGTGAATTTCAATATGCCGTTCATGGTGTAACCGAAGGCCGTCCTCCAGCTTTGGATTTGGCTACTGAGAAAAAACTGCTGAGCGCAGTGCTTCAATCGATTCGCGGCGGTCTGGTGCGTTCGGCACATGACTTGTCCGAAGGCGGCCTTGCTGTAGCACTTGCAGAGAGCTGTATCAGCGGTGGCATTGGTGCGAACGTTGAGCTTTCTGCTAATGGACTTAGATCCGATGTAGCATTGTTCAGTGAGAGCCAATCGCGTATCGTGCTGACAGCAGCGCCTGAACGTGCAGAAGAGCTAAAAGCAGCGATTGCTGCCAGCGGCGTACCCGTGGAAATCATCGGAACTGTAGGTGGAGACAGACTGCGCGTAAATCTGGACGGTGCATCCGTATTAGATGAAGCTGTAGCAGAATTGAAATTCGTGTGGGAGGATGCTATTCCATGTCTTATGAAATAA
- the purF gene encoding amidophosphoribosyltransferase, whose translation MSYEIKTGKEQETPILWTGDFYNEGTGSGDIFDTLKEECGVFGVFGHPEAASMSYYGLHALQHRGEESAGICVADGRDFNYHRGMGLVKEVFDKDKIASLVGDMSIGHVRYSTSGDSRLTNAQPLVFKYRDGDLAIATNGNIVNEPLIRKQLEQSGSIFQTTSDTEVLAHLIARSPKDFVEAAKDALKQLVGGFAFLLMTNDKLIVASDSHGLRPLVMGRIGDAYIFASESCALEVIGAQLIRDIEPGELLVLDKNGLLEDRFTEPKRKALCAMEYIYFSRPDSDMNGANLHTARKRMGSRMALEAFVDADLVTGVPDSSISAAIGYAEQTGIPYELGLIKNKYTGRTFIQPSQELREQGVKMKLSAVRSVVDGKRVVMIDDSIVRGTTSRRIVNLLREAGAVEVHVRITSPPFKNPCFYGIDTPDRRDLIASYKTIAEMCEEINADSLAFLSPEGLIASIGGHNKDDYKGGLCLSCFDNDYPTQVDFGGEEKDGCSC comes from the coding sequence ATGTCTTATGAAATAAAGACCGGGAAAGAGCAGGAGACTCCTATCCTGTGGACTGGTGACTTTTACAATGAAGGAACGGGCTCGGGAGATATTTTTGACACATTAAAAGAAGAATGCGGCGTTTTCGGGGTCTTCGGACACCCGGAAGCGGCGTCCATGTCTTATTACGGCTTGCACGCCTTACAGCACCGAGGGGAAGAAAGTGCGGGCATCTGCGTAGCAGATGGTCGTGATTTCAACTATCACCGCGGGATGGGGTTAGTAAAAGAAGTATTCGACAAGGACAAAATTGCCTCACTGGTTGGAGACATGTCTATCGGGCATGTACGTTATTCCACCAGTGGGGACAGCCGCTTAACCAATGCACAGCCGCTCGTATTCAAATATCGTGACGGTGATTTGGCGATTGCTACAAACGGTAACATTGTTAATGAACCGTTGATTCGTAAGCAGCTAGAGCAAAGCGGATCGATCTTTCAAACCACAAGTGATACCGAAGTGCTGGCGCATCTGATTGCACGTTCGCCTAAGGATTTTGTTGAAGCGGCTAAGGATGCGCTGAAACAACTGGTTGGCGGGTTCGCTTTTCTGCTCATGACGAATGACAAATTAATTGTTGCTTCGGATTCTCACGGTTTGCGTCCGCTTGTAATGGGGCGGATCGGCGATGCATATATTTTTGCTTCCGAATCTTGCGCACTAGAAGTCATCGGAGCGCAGCTGATTCGCGATATCGAACCCGGCGAACTGCTCGTGCTCGATAAAAACGGCCTCTTAGAGGACCGTTTTACCGAGCCTAAACGTAAAGCGCTGTGCGCGATGGAGTATATTTACTTCTCTCGTCCAGACAGTGATATGAACGGCGCTAACCTGCACACCGCCCGGAAGCGGATGGGTAGCCGCATGGCATTAGAAGCTTTCGTAGATGCTGACCTCGTAACCGGTGTACCGGATTCGAGTATCTCGGCAGCGATCGGATATGCGGAGCAGACGGGCATTCCTTATGAGCTTGGGCTCATCAAGAATAAATACACAGGCCGGACCTTCATCCAGCCGAGCCAAGAATTGCGTGAGCAAGGTGTGAAAATGAAGCTAAGCGCGGTTCGCAGCGTGGTGGATGGTAAACGTGTCGTCATGATCGATGATTCCATCGTGCGGGGCACAACTTCGCGGCGGATCGTCAATCTGCTTCGTGAAGCGGGAGCTGTTGAAGTGCATGTGCGGATAACATCGCCGCCCTTCAAGAATCCTTGCTTCTATGGCATTGATACCCCAGACCGCCGCGATCTCATCGCGTCCTACAAGACCATTGCGGAAATGTGCGAAGAGATCAATGCCGATTCCCTGGCATTCCTGTCACCGGAAGGCCTAATCGCTTCCATTGGTGGTCACAACAAAGATGATTATAAAGGCGGGCTATGCCTTTCCTGCTTCGATAACGATTACCCGACGCAGGTTGATTTTGGCGGGGAAGAGAAAGATGGCTGCAGCTGCTAG
- the purM gene encoding phosphoribosylformylglycinamidine cyclo-ligase, which translates to MSEAYKNAGVDIAAGNEAVERMKKHVKRTYRPEVMTDLGGFGALFGLNKDKYEEPVLVSGTDGVGTKLKIAFAADRHDTIGIDAVAMCVNDIVVQGAEPLFFLDYLACDKVVPEKIEAIVAGIAEGCHQAGCALIGGETAEMPGMYSAGEYDIAGFTVGVADKAKLVTGATIAAGDTVIGLASSGVHSNGFSLVRKLLLEEDGYGLNDVLPELGAPLVDVLLAPTKIYVKPLLALLEQLPVKGMAHITGGGFIENIPRVLPDGVDVEINYGSWPILPIFGLMQNKGNVSNRDMFTTFNMGIGLVLVVSAADGERALELLKASGEEAYIIGKVTEGEHKVTFTGAEV; encoded by the coding sequence GTGTCGGAAGCTTATAAAAACGCCGGAGTGGATATTGCGGCTGGTAATGAAGCGGTAGAACGCATGAAGAAACACGTAAAACGTACTTACCGTCCAGAAGTAATGACGGATCTCGGTGGGTTCGGAGCGCTGTTTGGCCTCAATAAAGATAAATATGAAGAGCCAGTCCTTGTGTCTGGTACTGATGGTGTAGGCACGAAGCTCAAAATCGCGTTCGCGGCAGATCGCCATGACACGATTGGGATCGACGCTGTGGCTATGTGCGTGAACGACATTGTAGTGCAAGGCGCAGAGCCGCTCTTTTTCCTCGACTATCTGGCTTGCGACAAAGTCGTGCCGGAGAAAATCGAAGCGATCGTAGCAGGGATCGCAGAGGGCTGTCACCAAGCAGGTTGCGCATTGATTGGCGGCGAAACAGCTGAAATGCCGGGCATGTATTCAGCGGGAGAGTATGATATCGCTGGATTCACGGTTGGTGTAGCTGACAAAGCGAAGCTGGTAACAGGCGCAACCATCGCTGCTGGAGACACAGTGATCGGTCTGGCATCTAGCGGCGTGCACAGCAACGGCTTCTCGCTGGTGCGTAAGCTTTTGCTTGAGGAAGATGGCTATGGTCTGAATGATGTGCTTCCGGAGCTTGGAGCTCCGCTTGTGGATGTACTTCTTGCACCAACTAAGATCTATGTAAAGCCTTTGCTGGCACTGTTAGAGCAGCTTCCGGTAAAAGGTATGGCACATATTACGGGTGGCGGATTCATTGAGAATATCCCGCGCGTATTGCCTGACGGTGTAGATGTGGAGATTAATTACGGATCGTGGCCGATTCTGCCGATCTTCGGATTGATGCAGAACAAAGGAAACGTAAGCAACCGTGATATGTTTACTACTTTTAATATGGGAATTGGACTTGTTCTGGTAGTTAGTGCTGCTGATGGAGAACGTGCTCTTGAACTGCTAAAAGCTAGCGGGGAAGAGGCATATATCATTGGTAAAGTGACAGAAGGGGAACACAAAGTAACCTTTACTGGAGCTGAAGTGTGA
- the purN gene encoding phosphoribosylglycinamide formyltransferase — translation MQLSRIAVFASGQGSNFAALIDAQRAGLLGEGNIELLVSDKPEAPVAKRAEDAGIPALLLRPKDFASREDYEAEIVAELQRREIGLVVLAGYMRLITPVLLTPYAGRIINIHPSLLPAFAGKDAIGQALEYGVKLTGVTVHFVDGGMDTGPVIAQRSIALQDNDTADSLAERIHKVEYELYPEVVGAFASGKVELRGRKTIIREK, via the coding sequence ATGCAATTGAGTCGAATCGCTGTTTTTGCTTCTGGGCAAGGCAGTAATTTTGCAGCACTAATCGATGCACAGAGAGCGGGCTTGCTTGGTGAGGGCAATATTGAGTTGCTTGTATCCGACAAGCCAGAGGCACCTGTAGCTAAGCGTGCGGAGGATGCGGGCATTCCCGCCCTCTTGCTGCGGCCAAAAGATTTCGCCAGCCGTGAAGACTACGAAGCAGAGATCGTAGCAGAGCTTCAGCGGCGGGAAATCGGGCTGGTTGTGCTGGCAGGGTATATGCGTCTCATTACACCTGTGCTGTTAACGCCGTATGCTGGACGAATTATTAACATTCATCCATCGCTGCTGCCTGCTTTTGCGGGAAAAGATGCTATCGGACAAGCGCTGGAATATGGCGTAAAGCTGACGGGTGTTACTGTGCATTTTGTCGATGGAGGTATGGATACCGGGCCTGTTATTGCTCAGCGTAGCATAGCCCTGCAGGATAACGACACGGCGGATTCATTGGCAGAACGTATTCATAAGGTTGAGTATGAGCTGTACCCCGAAGTGGTTGGCGCTTTTGCCAGCGGGAAAGTGGAACTGCGTGGAAGAAAGACGATTATCCGCGAAAAGTAA
- the purH gene encoding bifunctional phosphoribosylaminoimidazolecarboxamide formyltransferase/IMP cyclohydrolase — MSIKRALVSVSDKQGIVDFCRELSALGVEIISTGGTSTLLAKEGVPVIGISDVTGFPEIMDGRVKTLHPAVHSGLLAVRDNEEHTRQMKELGLDYIDLVVVNLYPFAETIAKPDVSYEEAIENIDIGGPTMLRSAAKNHAFVSVVVDANDYATVLEEVRAGGDTTLETRKRLAAKVFRHTAAYDALISDYLANVTGEPLPERYTVTYEKIQDLRYGENPHQKAAFYRKPLAALDTLTAAEQLHGKELSYNNINDANAALQIVKEFEEPAVVAVKHMNPCGVGVGESVYEAYQKAYNADPTSIFGGIVAANRIIDADTANLLKDIFLEIVLAPGFTEEALEILTKKKNLRLLKIGNLSTASARKSNFVVTSIDGGMVVQESDVHSVNPDDLQVVTDRKPTEEELKQLLFGWKVVKHVKSNAIVLAADDMTVGVGAGQMNRVGAAKIAIEQAGEKSKGAVLASDAFFPMGDTLEMAAKAGITAVIQPGGSIKDEESIKVANEYGIAMVFTGVRHFKH, encoded by the coding sequence GTGAGTATCAAAAGAGCGCTAGTCAGCGTATCAGATAAACAAGGTATCGTGGATTTTTGCCGCGAGTTGTCTGCATTAGGCGTAGAAATTATCTCTACAGGTGGAACAAGCACGCTTTTGGCTAAAGAAGGTGTTCCAGTCATCGGGATTTCCGATGTGACAGGATTCCCGGAAATCATGGACGGACGTGTCAAAACGTTGCATCCTGCTGTACACAGCGGATTGCTTGCGGTTCGTGATAACGAGGAGCACACGCGTCAAATGAAGGAGCTTGGACTGGACTACATCGATCTGGTTGTTGTGAATCTGTATCCGTTCGCGGAAACGATCGCAAAACCTGACGTATCCTACGAGGAAGCCATCGAGAATATCGATATCGGCGGACCTACAATGCTGCGTTCTGCAGCGAAGAACCATGCTTTTGTAAGTGTAGTGGTGGATGCTAATGACTACGCTACAGTACTTGAAGAGGTTCGCGCAGGTGGAGATACAACGCTAGAAACACGCAAACGTCTTGCGGCAAAAGTGTTCCGTCATACGGCGGCTTACGATGCCTTAATTTCCGATTATTTGGCTAACGTTACTGGCGAGCCTCTTCCAGAGCGCTACACCGTGACTTATGAGAAAATTCAGGATCTGCGTTATGGTGAGAACCCGCATCAAAAAGCGGCGTTCTATCGCAAGCCATTGGCGGCACTGGATACACTCACTGCGGCTGAGCAATTGCACGGCAAAGAGTTGTCTTACAATAATATCAACGATGCTAACGCAGCACTGCAAATCGTGAAGGAATTTGAAGAGCCTGCTGTCGTAGCGGTTAAACATATGAACCCTTGTGGTGTAGGTGTGGGTGAAAGTGTATACGAAGCTTATCAAAAAGCTTACAACGCCGATCCAACTTCTATCTTTGGCGGAATTGTAGCAGCGAACCGCATAATTGATGCAGACACAGCGAACCTTCTGAAAGATATTTTCCTCGAAATCGTTTTGGCACCAGGCTTTACGGAAGAAGCACTGGAAATCCTTACAAAGAAAAAGAATCTCCGTTTACTCAAAATCGGTAATCTTAGTACAGCTAGTGCGCGTAAGAGCAACTTTGTAGTGACTTCGATCGATGGAGGAATGGTTGTACAGGAGAGCGATGTGCACTCTGTAAACCCAGATGATCTACAAGTTGTTACGGACCGTAAACCAACAGAAGAAGAATTGAAACAGCTGTTGTTCGGATGGAAAGTAGTTAAGCACGTGAAGTCTAATGCGATTGTACTCGCAGCTGATGATATGACTGTTGGCGTAGGTGCAGGACAAATGAACCGTGTGGGTGCAGCAAAAATTGCAATCGAACAAGCCGGTGAAAAATCCAAGGGAGCTGTACTTGCTTCCGACGCTTTCTTCCCAATGGGCGATACGCTAGAAATGGCAGCAAAAGCAGGTATCACTGCTGTGATTCAGCCAGGCGGCTCCATTAAAGACGAAGAATCAATTAAGGTCGCTAATGAGTATGGTATTGCTATGGTCTTCACAGGCGTCCGTCATTTCAAACACTAG